TCGACGAGGCGCACAAGAAGGGCATGGAGGTGGAGCCGGGCGACGAGCTCGTGTTCCAGATCTTCTACCGTGACGAGGACGCGGCGGAGGCCAAGGCGCAGGACGATCAGTACGGGGACATCCTCCGGCTGAAGACGTTCCGCCGCGGCTTCGGACGCATCGCGGCCCAGACGGCCAAGCAGGTCATCCTCCAGCGCACCCGCGACGCCGAGCGCGAGAACGTCTTCAACGAGTACCGCGACCGCAAGAACGAGATCGTCACGGGCATCGCCCGCCGGTTCGAGCGCGGCAACATCATCGTGGACCTGGGCCGCGCCGAGGCGGTGCTGCCGGTGCGCGAGCAGGTGCCGCGCGAGACGTACCGCGCCGGCGACCGCGTCCAGGCCTACGTGCTGGACGTGCTGCGCGAGTCCAAGGGTCCGCAGATCGTCCTCAGCCGCGCCTCCGTGAACCTGCTGACGAAGCTGTTCGAGATGGAGGTGCCGGAGATCGCCGAGGGCATCGTGGTCATCGAGGCCGCGGCGCGCGAGCCGGGTGGGCGCGCGAAGATCGCCGTCTCCAGCCGGGACGCGGACGTGGATCCGGTGGGCGCGTGCGTCGGCATGAAGGGCAGCCGCGTGCAGGCGGTGGTGCAGGAGCTGCGCGGCGAGAAGATCGACATCGTGCCCTACGACGAGGATCCGGCGCGCTTCGTGTGCGCCGCGCTGGCCCCGGCCGAGGTGAGCCGCGTCATCATCGACGAGGCCAACCACGCCATGGAGCTCATCGTCCCGGATGACCAGCTGTCGCTGGCCATCGGCCGGCGCGGGCAGAACGTCCGCCTGGCGGCCCAGCTGACGGGTTGGAAGCTGGACATCAACAGCGAGAGCCGGGTGCGCGAGATGCGCGAGTTCGCCAACCGTTCGCTGGGCGCCCTTCCGGGTGTCAACGAGATGCTGGTCGAGACGCTCTACGCGCACGGCTTCCGTCGGGCCAAGGACATCGCCGAGGCCAATCCGGAGATGTTGTCGCAGATTCCGGGGGTGGACCCGGCGCGCATTCCCGCCATGCAGGAAGAGGCACGTAAGCAGATGTCGGTGGACGACGCGGAGCTGTCCAGGATGGAGCGGGAGCGCGAGCAGGCCCGGCAGGCCGAGGCTCGCCGCCATCCGGACGAGCTCAGTCAGACGGAGCGTCTGGCGCGCGTCAGGGGCATGGGGGAAAAGACCATCGAACAGCTGTCCCTGGCCGGTTACAAGACGGTCGAGGACCTCGCCAACGAGAAGGACCTGGCCAAGCTGGGCGACGTGCCAGGGGTGGGCATCAAGAAGGCCCGCCAGCTCAAGAGCGCGGCGGAGAACTATCTGGTGGAGGAGGCCAAGCTCCGGGCGGAGCTCAACGCGGAACGTGGCGCCTCTTCCTCCCCGGCGGCCCAGCCGGCGGGTGCATGATTGTCGAGGCCTTTAGCTCGCTTGGACGCCAGGGGGGATGCGCCTGAAGGCTCGTTCCGGTAGTAGAAGAAAAGAAGAACTCCCGGCGAACGCCGGACCGGTGCGATGCTGCATCGGTTGCGGCGCGAGGCGGGTCCAGGAGGAGCTCACCCGGTTGGTGGTGGGCCCCGAGGGCGGCGTGGTGGTGGACAGACGGAGGCGGCTCCCCGGGCGGGGGGCCTACCTTTGTGGTGTCGGGTGCCTGGCGGCGGCGGTGAAGCGGAAGGCCTTTGGCAGGGCCTTCCGGGGGAGGGCGGGTCCGGTCGATCCGTCGGTGCTCGGACAAGCGTTGGAGTCGGGCCCGGTGCGGTAGTAAGGAGCGGCCGGGGGGGAGTGGGTGTTAGCACCACTCGCACACATTTTTGGATTAGGGTGCTGCGCCCGGTAGCCGGCGGAGCAAAAGGCCAAGCAAGGTATGTCGAAGAAGCGCGTTCACGAAATTGCCAAGGAGCTCAAGGACCACGGGGTCGAGCTCGACAACAAAGAGGTCGTGACCGAGCTTGTTGGGCTCGGCTACGACGTCAAGAGCCACTCGTCCTCGCTCGAGGACGACCAGGCCACAGCCGCTGTCCAGAAGATCCTGGACAAGCGCAAGCCGAAGCAGGCCGCCCCGCCGGTGACAGCCAAGGGCTTCGTGGTGCGCCGCAAGGCCCCGACGAGCGCTCCTTCGTCCGCCGATATGTCGGCTGGCGATGAGGCGCCCACCGCCGAGGAGCAGCGTGCCGTCGAGGAACCGCGCGCCGCCGCTCAGCCGGCCGCGGAGGAGCTGCGCGCCGCCGCTCAGCCGCCCGCCGCTCAGCCGGCCGTCGAGGAGACGCGCCCCCCTGCTCCCGCCGCCGCTCAGCCGGCCGCCGAGCCACCGTCCGCCCCGGCTCAGCCCGTGGCCGCCGAGGAACCGCGGGCCGCTGCTCAGCCCGCCCCCGCCGCTGCTCCGGAGACCCCGGCCGCCGCGGCTCAGCCCCCTGCCGCTGCGGAGCAGCCGTCCCGCCCCGCCGCGCAGCCTCCCGCCGCCGCCGTCGAGGCGCCGCGGGCTGTCGAGCAGCCGAAGGCCCCCGAGGCCCCGGCCGCCGCCGCGCAGCCGCCGTCCAACATTTCCAAGGAGACGCCCAGCTTGTCTACCCGCCCGCCTTCGGCGGTCCCCCCCACTGTCCGGACGCCTTCGGCTGGTCCGTCTTCCGGTGCCTCGCGTGCACCGTCCTCGGGTGCGCCCGGCATGGGCGCCTCCGGTCGTCCCGGCGGTCCCGGCCAGGGTGGTCGTCCCGGTGGCCCCGGCCAGGGTGGTCGTCCCGGTGGCCCCGGCCAGGGTGGTCGTCCCGGTGGCCCCGGCCAGGGTGGTCGTCCCGGTGGCCCCGGCCAGTATCAGCGCAGTGGCCCCGGTGGTCAGGGTGGCCGTCCCGGTGGTCCCAGCCAGTATCAGCGTGGGGGTCCGTCCTCCACGGGTCCGGTGCGTCCCTCGGGGATGAGCTCCGGTGCGCAGGCCAGCGCCTCGCCCACCTCGGGCCAGCCCGGCCAGCCCGGCCAGCCGGTCACCATGGTGGGTGGCGTGCCCCACCAGCCGGTGGCGCAGGATGGCCGCTCGATGCGCCCCACGGCCACCCAGGCCGTCGTCATCTCGCGTCCGCTCATCCAGGTTCGCCGGGTGACGCCCACCGCGGGCCAGGGCCGTCAGTACCCCATGGCGCCGGGCAAGAGCGCCATCGGCGAGAAGCGCGAGTACAAGGTCGTCCCGGATCACCTGGGCCGCGGCCGTGAGCTCGTCGACGTCTCCAAGAACAAGGAGAAGGAGAAGGCCGGGCGCGGCAAGCGCGGGACTTCGGCCGCCGAGGGCGGTCCTTCCAAGCAGGAGATCTCCGACCTGGTGTGGGGTCGCGTCACCATCCCGGTGCGCGGCAAGAAGAAGAAGCCCACCAAGAAGGGCGCCAAGACTCAAATCACCCAGATGGCCGAGGAGAAGAAGGTCATCAAGATCCAGGAGGGCATCTCGGTGTCCGACCTGGGCCAGCGCATGGGTGTGCGCACCGCCGAGCTCATCAAGAAGCTGATGGGCCTGGGCAAGATGGCCACGGCCAACCAGGTCATCGACTCGGAGACCACGGAGCTGCTCGCCACCGACTACGGCTGGCGCGTGGAGAAGGCCGGCTTCGAGGTCGAGGACTTCCTGCCCGAGGTGGAGGCGCGTCCCGAGGACGAGCGTCCGCGTCCGCCGGTCATCACCGTCATGGGCCACGTCGACCACGGCAAGACGAGCCTGCTCGACGCCATCCGCGCCGCCAACGTGGCGTCCGGCGAGGCGGGTGGCATCACCCAGCACATCGGCGCCTACTCGGTGAAGACGTCGCGCGGTGACATCACCTTCCTGGACACTCCGGGCCACGAGGCCTTCACGTCCATGCGCGCCCGCGGCGCCAACGTGACGGACATCGTGGTGCTGGTGGTGGCCGCCGACGACGGCGTGATGCCGCAGACGGTGGAGTCCATCAAGCAGGCCAAGGCCGCCGAGGTGCCCATCGTCGTCGCCATCAACAAGATGGACGTGCCCGGCGCCAACCCGGACCGCGTGAAGAAGGACCTGGCCAACTACGAGCTCACCCCCGAGGAGTGGGGCGGTGAGACCATCATGGTGCCCGTGTCCGCCAAGCAGAAGATGGGCATCGACCTGCTGCTGGAGAACCTGGCGCTGCAGGCCGAGGTGCTCGAGCTCACGTCCAACCCGAGCCGTCCGGCGGTGGGCGCCATCATCGAGGCCAAGCTGGAGAAGGGCCGCGGTCCCGTGGCCACCGTGCTGGTGCAGGAGGGCACGCTCAAGGTGGGCGACGCCGTCGTCACCGGCACCCACTTCGGCCGCGTGCGCGCCATGAACAACAGCCGTGGCGAGGCCGTGAAGGAAGTGCTCCCGGGCTACTCCGCAGAGGTCATCGGTCTGTCCGGTGTGCCCACGGCGGGTGACGCCCTCAACGCGGTGGCCGACGAGAAGGCGGCCAAGGAGATCGCCACCCACCGCGCCATGAAGGGTCGCGAGGCGGAGCTCGGCAAGGCCGACACCCGCGAGACGCTCGAGCAGCTGTTCGCCAAGACCAAGGCGGGTGGTGGTCCCAAGGAGCTGCGGCTCGTCATCAAGGCGGACGTGCAGGGCTCGGCCGAGGCCGTCAGCGAGGCCGTCAAGAAGCTCTCCACCCACAAGGTCCGCGTGGAGATCATCCACTCGGGCGTGGGCGCCATGACCGAAGGCGACGTGATGCGCGCGGCCGCTTCCAAGGGTCTGGTGTTGGGCTTCAACGTCAAGCCGGAGTCGGGGACCGAGGCCGCCGCGAAGGCTCAAGAGGTGACGCTTCAGA
This is a stretch of genomic DNA from Archangium violaceum. It encodes these proteins:
- the nusA gene encoding transcription termination factor NusA, with product MPTPANPNINLNLVLDQVAKDKGIDRSVLIATLEDAMTTAAKKHFGQERNLEAKYDPEKGVVELFQAITVVEQITDPVQAVNQISLDEAHKKGMEVEPGDELVFQIFYRDEDAAEAKAQDDQYGDILRLKTFRRGFGRIAAQTAKQVILQRTRDAERENVFNEYRDRKNEIVTGIARRFERGNIIVDLGRAEAVLPVREQVPRETYRAGDRVQAYVLDVLRESKGPQIVLSRASVNLLTKLFEMEVPEIAEGIVVIEAAAREPGGRAKIAVSSRDADVDPVGACVGMKGSRVQAVVQELRGEKIDIVPYDEDPARFVCAALAPAEVSRVIIDEANHAMELIVPDDQLSLAIGRRGQNVRLAAQLTGWKLDINSESRVREMREFANRSLGALPGVNEMLVETLYAHGFRRAKDIAEANPEMLSQIPGVDPARIPAMQEEARKQMSVDDAELSRMEREREQARQAEARRHPDELSQTERLARVRGMGEKTIEQLSLAGYKTVEDLANEKDLAKLGDVPGVGIKKARQLKSAAENYLVEEAKLRAELNAERGASSSPAAQPAGA
- a CDS encoding DUF448 domain-containing protein, yielding MRCCIGCGARRVQEELTRLVVGPEGGVVVDRRRRLPGRGAYLCGVGCLAAAVKRKAFGRAFRGRAGPVDPSVLGQALESGPVR
- the infB gene encoding translation initiation factor IF-2; amino-acid sequence: MSKKRVHEIAKELKDHGVELDNKEVVTELVGLGYDVKSHSSSLEDDQATAAVQKILDKRKPKQAAPPVTAKGFVVRRKAPTSAPSSADMSAGDEAPTAEEQRAVEEPRAAAQPAAEELRAAAQPPAAQPAVEETRPPAPAAAQPAAEPPSAPAQPVAAEEPRAAAQPAPAAAPETPAAAAQPPAAAEQPSRPAAQPPAAAVEAPRAVEQPKAPEAPAAAAQPPSNISKETPSLSTRPPSAVPPTVRTPSAGPSSGASRAPSSGAPGMGASGRPGGPGQGGRPGGPGQGGRPGGPGQGGRPGGPGQGGRPGGPGQYQRSGPGGQGGRPGGPSQYQRGGPSSTGPVRPSGMSSGAQASASPTSGQPGQPGQPVTMVGGVPHQPVAQDGRSMRPTATQAVVISRPLIQVRRVTPTAGQGRQYPMAPGKSAIGEKREYKVVPDHLGRGRELVDVSKNKEKEKAGRGKRGTSAAEGGPSKQEISDLVWGRVTIPVRGKKKKPTKKGAKTQITQMAEEKKVIKIQEGISVSDLGQRMGVRTAELIKKLMGLGKMATANQVIDSETTELLATDYGWRVEKAGFEVEDFLPEVEARPEDERPRPPVITVMGHVDHGKTSLLDAIRAANVASGEAGGITQHIGAYSVKTSRGDITFLDTPGHEAFTSMRARGANVTDIVVLVVAADDGVMPQTVESIKQAKAAEVPIVVAINKMDVPGANPDRVKKDLANYELTPEEWGGETIMVPVSAKQKMGIDLLLENLALQAEVLELTSNPSRPAVGAIIEAKLEKGRGPVATVLVQEGTLKVGDAVVTGTHFGRVRAMNNSRGEAVKEVLPGYSAEVIGLSGVPTAGDALNAVADEKAAKEIATHRAMKGREAELGKADTRETLEQLFAKTKAGGGPKELRLVIKADVQGSAEAVSEAVKKLSTHKVRVEIIHSGVGAMTEGDVMRAAASKGLVLGFNVKPESGTEAAAKAQEVTLQTYSIIYELIDGVRKAMEDLLEPIRTERKLGRAEVRNTFNVPKLGTIAGAAVLDGVMKRGAFVRLMRDSKQLFSGRMASLRRFKDDVKEVAQGFECGIGIENYNDLKPGDIIEAYEIEETRPSLS